The proteins below are encoded in one region of Rhodoflexus caldus:
- a CDS encoding ArsR/SmtB family transcription factor translates to MDITTKINIAPFTENDEKVAQYAKALGHPIRVFILRFLEKQCACFAGDISEQLPVANSTVSQHLKALKEAGLIQGEINPPTIKYCINKQNWAEAKQLFADFFEIKTQTH, encoded by the coding sequence ATGGATATAACCACAAAAATCAACATTGCACCTTTTACCGAAAATGATGAAAAGGTTGCACAATATGCCAAGGCCTTAGGACACCCCATACGGGTTTTTATCCTTCGTTTTTTGGAGAAACAATGTGCCTGTTTTGCGGGGGATATTTCCGAGCAGTTGCCTGTGGCAAACTCTACGGTTTCTCAGCACTTGAAAGCCCTCAAAGAGGCAGGTTTGATACAAGGTGAAATCAATCCACCTACGATTAAATATTGCATCAACAAGCAAAATTGGGCAGAAGCCAAACAACTATTTGCGGATTTTTTTGAAATTAAAACACAAACACATTAG
- a CDS encoding aromatic aminobenezylarsenical efflux permease ArsG family transporter encodes MDWLNDIAQTRELPLLAAFALGLLTAVSPCPLATNITATAYIAKGFTDKRKVLLSGVLYTLGRAFSYTIIGLIIYFGASKFHIAKFFQGNGEKYLAPILIVVGLIMLNVIKLDFLGKVNITERLSEKFKNQGLLGAFVLGVLFALAFCPYSGALYFGMLLPMTIASSEGLSLPFIFAVGTGLPVLLFTYLMAFAMQKVSKTFNTIQKTEKVMRNIAGVVFVLTGVYYALIFLQWI; translated from the coding sequence ATGGATTGGCTCAATGACATAGCCCAGACAAGGGAGTTACCGCTATTAGCAGCCTTTGCTTTGGGCTTGCTCACAGCGGTTTCGCCTTGTCCTTTGGCTACCAATATTACGGCTACGGCATATATTGCCAAAGGTTTTACCGACAAAAGAAAAGTGCTTCTAAGTGGCGTACTTTATACATTAGGTAGGGCTTTTAGTTATACAATTATTGGCTTGATTATCTATTTTGGAGCAAGCAAATTTCACATTGCCAAATTCTTTCAAGGAAACGGAGAAAAATACCTTGCCCCAATTTTGATAGTTGTTGGCTTAATAATGCTTAATGTGATAAAGTTAGATTTTTTAGGTAAAGTCAATATCACGGAAAGATTATCCGAAAAATTTAAAAATCAAGGACTTTTGGGAGCATTTGTCTTGGGTGTTTTATTTGCTTTGGCGTTTTGTCCGTACAGCGGAGCATTGTATTTTGGTATGCTTTTGCCAATGACGATTGCAAGCAGCGAAGGATTATCATTACCATTTATTTTTGCCGTAGGTACAGGCTTGCCCGTGTTGCTTTTCACCTATTTAATGGCTTTTGCTATGCAAAAAGTAAGTAAAACTTTTAATACTATACAAAAAACCGAAAAAGTAATGCGAAACATAGCAGGCGTGGTTTTTGTTTTGACAGGAGTATATTACGCTTTAATTTTTTTGCAATGGATATAA
- a CDS encoding nitrophenyl compound nitroreductase subunit ArsF family protein, whose protein sequence is MFSFTLLIALLVANTVFAQTVEVIDFHSTHRCKTCLAIEKSAKAVLEKEFANELKSGKIIFKTINVDEASNAKIAEQFEATGSALWIYRADKKIKMDLTDFAFMNVGNAEKFSEKIKTEVQKALK, encoded by the coding sequence ATGTTTTCTTTCACTCTTTTAATCGCGCTTTTGGTTGCGAACACCGTTTTTGCCCAAACCGTTGAGGTAATTGATTTTCACTCTACACACCGTTGTAAAACTTGCTTGGCAATAGAAAAATCAGCAAAAGCCGTTTTGGAAAAAGAATTTGCCAACGAACTCAAATCAGGCAAAATTATATTCAAAACCATCAATGTAGATGAGGCAAGCAATGCTAAAATTGCCGAGCAATTTGAGGCTACGGGTTCTGCTTTGTGGATTTACAGAGCCGACAAAAAAATTAAAATGGATTTGACCGATTTTGCTTTTATGAATGTAGGCAATGCCGAAAAATTTAGCGAAAAAATTAAAACCGAAGTACAAAAAGCACTAAAATAG
- a CDS encoding formylmethanofuran dehydrogenase subunit E family protein, translating to MKKIVLMAFAILNLSNWAFSQTLKVNDTDFSKGRLGNIQTVELQDLVKFHGHLCDGLVEGFVALQYGLYQLFPDSLIDRTNLRIVSKPSPCLTDVAVYLTGARYQFGTFYVSNDFEGLYVVQRIDNAKTVNILRMPNVKPEIIDLMGKQAIAGNLAPCDLEKLRRLEDDYTLFLQQNKPENLFELKILNEFVWQPVLKNDFIKTDILNKNAERCNK from the coding sequence ATGAAAAAAATCGTTTTAATGGCTTTTGCCATATTGAACCTAAGTAATTGGGCTTTCTCACAAACCTTGAAAGTAAATGATACCGACTTTTCAAAAGGACGTTTAGGTAATATTCAAACCGTTGAATTGCAAGACCTTGTAAAGTTTCACGGACATCTTTGTGATGGTTTAGTAGAGGGCTTTGTGGCTTTGCAATACGGCTTGTACCAACTCTTCCCCGACAGCCTTATTGACAGAACAAATCTTAGAATTGTAAGTAAACCTTCCCCTTGTTTGACTGATGTGGCGGTTTATCTTACGGGGGCAAGGTATCAGTTCGGGACTTTCTATGTGAGCAATGATTTTGAAGGTTTATATGTTGTGCAACGGATTGATAATGCAAAAACAGTAAACATTTTGCGAATGCCCAATGTAAAACCTGAAATAATTGACCTGATGGGCAAACAAGCCATAGCAGGCAATTTAGCCCCCTGCGACTTGGAAAAACTGCGAAGATTAGAGGATGACTACACGCTGTTTTTGCAACAGAACAAGCCCGAAAACTTGTTTGAACTTAAAATATTAAATGAATTTGTTTGGCAGCCCGTTTTGAAAAACGATTTTATCAAAACTGATATTCTGAACAAAAACGCCGAAAGGTGTAACAAATAA
- a CDS encoding permease, protein MFDWIQHLADWLVYQVFGIAQNSHLGSSLNFFIYDTLKILLLLFLITFVMGIVNSYFPIDRIRNFLSRNKLYGLEYLLASTFGAVTPFCSCSSVPLFIGFVKGGIPLGITFAFLITSPLVNEVAIAMFIGMFGWKSTLIYVSSGILLGSIGGFILGKLKLEPLLSDWVQNILKNAQAEDEFEEEKKPFSQRLPEISQEAFGIVKSVFWYVIIGIGIGALMHGFIPTGFFEQYISKENPLAVPLAVILAVPMYSNAAGVLPIIQVLVQKGIPLGTAIAFMMGVVGLSLPEATLLKKVMSVKLIAIFFGVVTACIIVSGYLFNMLL, encoded by the coding sequence ATGTTTGACTGGATACAACACCTTGCCGACTGGTTAGTGTATCAAGTGTTCGGGATTGCCCAAAACTCACACTTGGGCAGTTCTTTGAACTTCTTTATTTACGATACACTCAAAATTTTGCTTTTGCTCTTTCTCATTACTTTTGTAATGGGCATTGTCAATTCCTATTTTCCGATAGACCGCATCCGCAATTTTTTGTCAAGGAACAAATTATACGGCTTGGAATATCTATTGGCATCTACTTTTGGGGCAGTTACGCCCTTTTGTTCGTGTTCGTCTGTGCCTTTGTTCATTGGTTTTGTAAAAGGTGGTATTCCTTTGGGCATTACCTTTGCCTTTCTTATTACTTCGCCTTTGGTAAATGAAGTGGCAATAGCTATGTTCATTGGAATGTTTGGTTGGAAAAGTACGCTGATTTACGTGTCAAGTGGCATTTTGTTGGGTAGCATTGGCGGATTTATTTTAGGCAAACTCAAATTAGAGCCTTTGCTTTCGGATTGGGTGCAAAATATCCTGAAAAATGCCCAAGCAGAGGACGAATTTGAAGAAGAAAAAAAGCCTTTTTCGCAACGCCTACCCGAAATTAGCCAAGAGGCTTTCGGGATTGTGAAAAGCGTATTTTGGTATGTGATTATAGGCATTGGTATTGGGGCATTGATGCACGGCTTTATTCCTACGGGCTTTTTTGAGCAGTACATCAGCAAAGAAAATCCTTTGGCTGTACCTTTGGCAGTTATCTTAGCCGTACCGATGTACAGCAATGCGGCGGGAGTTTTGCCGATTATTCAAGTTTTGGTACAAAAGGGTATTCCTTTGGGAACCGCCATTGCCTTTATGATGGGTGTAGTGGGGCTTTCTTTGCCCGAAGCCACTTTACTCAAAAAAGTAATGTCCGTAAAGTTGATTGCTATTTTCTTTGGGGTAGTAACGGCTTGTATCATCGTTTCCGGGTATTTGTTCAATATGTTACTTTGA